The DNA window CCTCTTTATTTTTCAGCTGTAATGGGTGgcctcttgtatttttttttagagtgtcTTTGTGtatatgtaatatttttttttttacactagtatatatatttataatacaatagTTATAAAGCACAGGGAATTCAAAGTCCTCACAAAATAAActtacccttttcttttaaatctaaaatcaaaatttgaaaaagattaaccagaagcaaaaaaagaaaagaaaaagtggaaaaaggaaaaagggaaagaagaaaaacggAACAGCCCACATCCAAGGATTTCCCGCAAAGGTAAAGGCCTATGAGAATAACAGAAACCAAAGGGGAGGGTGGGGTCGCAAAAAGAAGGGCGGGAGATTAATCCAAATTGATTACAATCAAAATATCATCTTCCTCCGTGATGCCAAAACCTCCACTAAAGTCCCAAAAGCCTCCTTAAAAACCCCCCCGTTCCCCTTcaacagcaaaaacaaaaagccaGCACtcaccaaataaataaataaaggcagCAAAGAAGAATAATCAGCTAACAGATAACACACACACAGGAatcaaacaccaaaaacattaaaataaaatccactCTCTGCTCTTCGCTTTCTCCtttttcattctatttttttaatattttaattaatatataaatggcGGATCTGTACGGACCGGCACGGTCACCGGCCACTGAGCCAGAAGAGATCTCTACTTTCCTCCAACAGTTCCTCGGCAACaactcttcttcctcctcttctaaATTCATCCATCACGCTCTCTCTACGCCGGTGGAGACTGGCTCCGCCGCCGTGGAATTTTTGGATTGCCACCTGTTTGGACGGTCGGAGACGGAGTGCGGAGCCGGTGCTGGAAACTCCGGTGTCAATCTCTCTGATCCCGGTGGTTATTATGTTAAAGGAGGCGTGGATAATGCGGTCTCTTCAGGTATTTCAAAGAGAAGGGGAGCCTCCGTGGAGGATGATCTAGGTGATTTTAGCTGCGATAGCGAGGTAATTTGGTAACTTAATAACTCATTCAAGCAAATACTTGAgttattattaattctttttttgtttagtgtGCGGAtagttataatttcttttttactttttataagtaACTGCTTTAAAGTATTTTGAATATAGAAGGGGGCGGAGGTGGCTGAGGTGCAAGCTAATGCAGTGCGGCCGCGAAGTTCATCGAAGAGGAGTAGAGCTGCGGAGGTTCATAATTTATCTGAAAAGGTTCCCActctaatttttcttccttctgttttgtttatttattttttgattgtgAGATAAATGTGGGATTTAATTTATGTGGGTTATTTTCTTAACAGAGGAGGAGGAGTAGGATCAATGAGAAAATGAAAGCCTTACAGAATTTAATTCCTAATTCTAATAAGGTACACTATCTTTTACAGCAAAGGAGTTTTAATTAGTAAAAGCTTGAATGCAGGgagtttcaaattcaaaagaattactatttgatttggagttatattttttaattttgatagacGGATAAGGCTTCGATGCTGGATGAGGCCATTGAATACTTGAAGCAGCTTCAGCTTCAAGTGCAGGTGGGTGGTTTCTAGCACTCTTTTACCTGGCTGTTTGGTTGAAGCCACTCTGATTATTTAATTGTCTCTTTTGTTtgtatcctttttattttggacTTTGTTGCTCTATGCGCTATCCTTCACTAGAAGCCTGGTTTTTAGAGCTTTTAGTTATTAATGTAATCTTATTTAGTTCTAAAGATCCGGGGCCATTTTCTTGTAGTAGGGCAACAGCCTTAGGCAGCTAAGTGCAAGAATGTTGCTTTGCTCTATGCGCTACCCTTCACTAGAAGCCTGGTTTTTAGAGCTTTTAGTTATTAATGTAATCTTATTTAGTTCTAAAGATCCGGGGCCATTTTCTTGTAGTAGGGCAACAGCCTTAGGCAGCTAAGTGCAAGAATGTTGCTTTGCTCTATGCGCTACCCTTCACTAGAAGCCTGGTTTTTAGAGCTTTTAGTTATTAATGTAATCTTATTTAGTTCTAAAGATCCGGGGCCATTTTCTTGTAGTAGGGCAACAGCCTTAGGCAGCTAAGTGCAAGAATGTTGCTTTGATTCTTTGAAGAAGATGTAAAAGTCAGTTGAAGGGTCTGATACTTTGTAGGTTATACACTCCTTATAAATAGTTAGAGCATCTGGTTAAAATGGTTAGAACATTGACACAGCCATTTCTGTTGTATTTTGTATCCTGTCTTCTCTATTAAATTTTGAACATCTCAGTAAGCATCATAGAAGTTTATGAATGCCATCCATTTCtgatgtattttgtttcatgtCTTCTCTAATAGATCTTTCCAGATTCCTAACATCTAGGTAAGCATCATAAAAGTTTTTGACATTTGTAATCCATAATCAAATACCAATAGGCCTGCATTAAGCAAACGGTATCATTTTATAGTATATGTTTGTGTttgttaacttttattttaaggCTCAAGGAATTCATATCTTGGTTGGTAGAGAGAGCAGCAAATTGACCATTTGCAACATTGGCCGAGATAGgcaaaaattaatctaattttcaGCTTGTTTATTACAGAGATGGCTCTGACTCAAATTTGGTTTTACAATGGTTCTGAATGCTACTATTATGACTACAGGACTGAATCTTCTTAGTTATGAT is part of the Populus trichocarpa isolate Nisqually-1 chromosome 2, P.trichocarpa_v4.1, whole genome shotgun sequence genome and encodes:
- the LOC7462871 gene encoding transcription factor SPATULA isoform X1, with product MADLYGPARSPATEPEEISTFLQQFLGNNSSSSSSKFIHHALSTPVETGSAAVEFLDCHLFGRSETECGAGAGNSGVNLSDPGGYYVKGGVDNAVSSGISKRRGASVEDDLGDFSCDSEKGAEVAEVQANAVRPRSSSKRSRAAEVHNLSEKRRRSRINEKMKALQNLIPNSNKTDKASMLDEAIEYLKQLQLQVQMLTMRNGLSLHPMCLPGALQPMQPPLSGMSFDEGNGLLTTDTLTGIFSANEESSVQTALNLPSQCTVSNQPIAIPSGTNITSSETSFGFEPLIHVNHAPFNLCTSSKEICREATPQAQIEMNQTVKTSPSGLQSQQGTYEDGKACKRTR
- the LOC7462871 gene encoding transcription factor SPATULA isoform X2; translated protein: MADLYGPARSPATEPEEISTFLQQFLGNNSSSSSSKFIHHALSTPVETGSAAVEFLDCHLFGRSETECGAGAGNSGVNLSDPGGYYVKGGVDNAVSSGISKRRGASVEDDLGDFSCDSEGAEVAEVQANAVRPRSSSKRSRAAEVHNLSEKRRRSRINEKMKALQNLIPNSNKTDKASMLDEAIEYLKQLQLQVQMLTMRNGLSLHPMCLPGALQPMQPPLSGMSFDEGNGLLTTDTLTGIFSANEESSVQTALNLPSQCTVSNQPIAIPSGTNITSSETSFGFEPLIHVNHAPFNLCTSSKEICREATPQAQIEMNQTVKTSPSGLQSQQGTYEDGKACKRTR